Proteins encoded together in one Coffea arabica cultivar ET-39 chromosome 2c, Coffea Arabica ET-39 HiFi, whole genome shotgun sequence window:
- the LOC140035432 gene encoding uncharacterized protein: MRKNQWDFLTNRSRTWGKNKVLIGDFNDIISNDEKWGGRVRPNWTFSDFKGFINNNELLDIGFEGLPWTWSNLWEGDGEIKQRLDRALASKEWCEVFKDARVTHIEVEASDHNILLLETEPRIRKPKRRFHFDSRWLQYREVEGIIQEAWGKNQVGSRGVRISRKIKQCRMNLSAWSRSLKLNSKKEIKRIKEEIHATRSRNGNNAKEAIKMLRKQLSEAYKQEELYWNQRARINWLQSGDKNTAYFHAVVNGRRKRNRITRLEKEQGGWCTTEEEFGEEITHFYNQLFTSSKPSDFDEILNGIPRTITEQMNLQLTRPVTEKEIRIAVFSMHPNKSPGPDANGDEAGHIKEILECYGKASGQQVNINKSAVIFSKNTGSREMEEVLQKLGGIQQVTQGKYLGLPLVVGRSKNSVFRFIRENLMSRMQNWKGKLLSNAGKDVLLKSVATALPSYAMSVFRLSKNLCKELSGLMARFWWGNDQGETRMHWKKWEDIADRKENGGLGFRDLLCFNEALLAKQVWRLITCPNLLVSKVMKNRYFPNSNIFQSKVKAGASWIWQSLHSSLKLLESGIWKQVGDGSTVEIWEDRWLDISKNGRVSSPKPNGYQLTKVSSLIKGRKWNNDIIQGLFSKEEAEAIMAIPLSVFQKNDRFKWTFTDNGCYSSKSGYAKAKERFKESSEKNKAKVNSSTNKERSKVWNQLWGLNIKHKIKHFLWKCLHCILPTNEEIFRRTGKGDPICKCCGEESETTEHALFHCKSRGLAWATFPVSWDGIEEHNWNFWKWWEHMQGARAREDGNKHIEITANFLWQIWKARNGWNFNQDLKGSDLISKKAMEEWIEFDEAGRNSEMTNGTGPQPEDRQSMLVGLMEQHVSIMYTDAGMNQTRTKAGVGIIAKTNNGRILTT; the protein is encoded by the exons ATGAGGAAGAACCAATGGGATTTTTTGACTAATAGGAGCAGAACCTGGGGTAAAAATAAAGTCTTAATTGGGGATTTTAATGACATTATTTCCAATGATGAAAAATGGGGGGGCAGGGTGAGGCCTAATTGGACTTTCTCTGACTTTAAAGGATTCATTAACAACAATGAGCTCCTGGATATTGGTTTTGAGGGCCTCCCTTGGACTTGGAGTAACCTGTGGGAGGGGGATGGAGAAATTAAGCAGAGATTGGACAGAGCTCTTGCAAGTAAAGAGTGGTGTGAAGTATTCAAAGATGCAAGAGTGACCCATATTGAAGTGGAAGCATCTGATCACAACATCCTCCTCCTGGAGACAGAGCCTAGAATCAGAAAACCAAAAAGAAGATTCCACTTTGACTCCAGATGGTTGCAATACAGGGAAGTGGAGGGCATAATCCAAGAGGCGTGGGGTAAAAACCAAGTGGGGTCTAGAGGAGTGAGAATCAGCAGGAAGATCAAACAGTGCAGAATGAATCTGTCAGCCTGGAGTAGATCGCTAAAGCTAAATAgcaaaaaagaaatcaaaaggaTCAAAGAGGAGATTCATGCTACAAGGTCCAGGAACGGTAACAATGCTAAAGAGGCCATTAAAATGCTTAGGAAGCAGCTTTCTGAAGCTTATAAACAAGAGGAACTTTATTGGAACCAGAGGGCTAGAATCAATTGGCTTCAAAGTGGGGATAAGAACACAGCTTATTTTCATGCTGTGGTGAATGGCCGAAGGAAGAGGAATAGAATTACCAGGCTTGAGAAGGAACAAGGAGGATGGTGCACAACAGAGGAGGAGTTTGGAGAGGAGATTACTCACTTCTACAATCAGCTTTTCACATCTTCGAAGCCATCAGACTTTGATGAGATATTAAATGGTATTCCGAGGACTATCACTGAACAGATGAATTTGCAACTTACCAGACCTGTTACTGAGAAGGAAATCAGAATTGCTGTGTTCTCCATGCACCCAAACAAATCCCCAGGGCCTGATG CTAATGGTGATGAAGCAGGGCACATAAAAGAGATACTGGAATGCTATGGAAAGGCCTCAGGACAACAAGTCAACATCAACAAATCAGCAGTCATCTTCAGTAAAAACACAGGCAGCAGGGAGATGGAGGAGGTGCTACAGAAGTTAGGAGGAATCCAACAAGTTACACAAGGAAAGTACTTGGGCCTACCCCTAGTGGTTGGAAGATCGAAAAACAGTGTGTTCAGATTCATTAGAGAAAATTTGATGTCTAGAATGCAGAACTGGAAAGGGAAATTGCTGAGTAATGCAGGGAAAGATGTGCTACTCAAATCAGTTGCCACTGCTCTGCCATCCTATGCCATGTCCGTGTTCAGATTATCAAAGAACCTGTGCAAAGAGCTAAGTGGTTTAATGGCCAGATTTTGGTGGGGAAATGATCAAGGGGAAACAAGAATGCATTGGAAGAAATGGGAGGATATTGCTGATAGGAAAGAAAATGGTGGTCTTGGATTTAGGGATCTGCTCTGTTTTAATGAAGCTTTGCTTGCCAAACAAGTTTGGCGACTTATTACCTGTCCCAACTTGTTAGTAAGTAAAGTCATGAAAAACAGATATTTCCCTAATTCCAATATCTTTCAATCCAAAGTAAAAGCTGGAGCATCATGGATTTGGCAAAGTCTGCATAGCTCTTTAAAGTTGCTTGAAAGTGGAATCTGGAAGCAAGTTGGGGATGGATCAACAGTGGAAATATGGGAAGATAGATGGTTAGatatttcaaaaaatggaaGAGTCTCCTCCCCAAAACCAAATGGCTACCAACTAACCAAAGTTAGCAGTTTGATCAAGGGGAGGAAATGGAACAATGACATCATTCAaggactgttttcaaaggaaGAGGCAGAGGCGATCATGGCTATTCCCCTCAGCGTATTCCAAAAGAATGACAGATTCAAATGGACATTTACTGATAATGGTTGCTACTCTTCTAAATCTGGGTATGCTAAGGCCAAGGAGAGATTCAAAGAGAGCAGTGAAAAGAATAAGGCAAAGGTAAACTCCAGTACAAACAAGGAAAGATCCAAGGTCTGGAATCAACTTTGGGGACTGAATATCAAACATAAAATTAAACATTTCTTGTGGAAATGTCTTCATTGTATCCTCCCAACCAATGAGGAAATTTTTAGAAGGACAGGCAAGGGTGATCCGATATGCAAATGCTGCGGGGAAGAATCAGAAACGACTGAACATGCACTTTTTCACTGCAAATCTAGAGGGCTAGCTTGGGCAACATTTCCTGTCTCTTGGGATGGCATTGAAGAACATAACTGGAACTTTTGGAAATGGTGGGAACATATGCAGGGTGCCAGAGCAAGGGAGGATGGGAATAAACACATTGAAATTACAGCAAATTTCCTCTGGCAAATTTGGAAGGCAAGAAACGGGTGGAACTTTAACCAGGATCTGAAAGGAAGTGACCTGATATCCAAAAAAGCAATGGAAGAATGGATAGAGTTTGATGAAGCAGGAAGGAATTCAGAGATGACCAATGGTACGGGTCCCCAACCAGAGGACAGACAGAGCATGTTAGTTGGACTAATGGAACAACATGTTTCCATTATGTATACGGATGCAGGAATGAATCAAACCAGAACGAAAGCAGGAGTTGGAATCATTGCTAAAACTAACAATGGCAGGATTCTGACGACTTGA